GGACTGGCCGGTGCGGCCGTACTTCATGGCGTTTTCGATGAGGTTGCCGAAGACCTGGGTGATGGCGTCAATATCCACGAGAACTTTTGTGTTGGTGGTCTCGCGCTGCTTGAGCAGGAAGCCGGAGTCCACCAGCATGCCGGCGAGGCCCTCGATGGTGTCTTCGAGCAGGGCGGAGGCGGCGATGGGCTGGCGGTGCAGTTGGTATTCGCCGGACTCGACATTGGCAAGGGCCAGCAGGTCCTCGGTGAGGCGGTTCATGCGATTGGCGTTTTTGAGGATGATGCCGAGGAATTCCTGCACGTGCGGGGGCAGGTCGGGGGTGGTGTCGAGGAGCGTTTCGACATAGCCGGAGATGGAGGTGAGCGGTGTGCGCAGCTCGTGCGAGACGTTGGCCACAAAGTCGCGGCGCATGATCTCGGCACGCTCGATGCCGGTGACGTCGTGGAGCACGGCGACGGCGCCTCCGTCAGGGGTGGGCGCGGCGTTGACCTCAAAGACATGATCGGGCAGCACGCTGCGGGCCTTGGCACTGCGAATCTCACGATGCTCGAGCGCACCCTGCACGCAGGCCAGCACATCGGGATCGCGGATGGTCTGCACCAGGGCGCGCCCCTCGCGGATAGCTCCGGGCGCGATGCGTTGCATGACGGTGTTGGACCAACTGACGAGGCTATCGGCATCGACGGCGATGACGGCCTCCTGCATGCTGTCGAGCAGGGCGGCGAGCTCGCGCTGCTTGGACTCGAGGGCATGGAAGCTCTGCTCAAGACGGCTGGCCGTGGTGTCGAGCGCATGCGCGACCGAGGAGATTTCGTCGAGATCGGCCTCGTTCATGCGGGCGGAGAGATCGCCGGCCGCAATCTGGTTGGCAAAGGTGACGATGCGGCCCATGCGGCGCGCCGCGCGGCGTGCCAGATAGACCGCGATGAGCATGGCGAGCAGCACGGCCAGCGAGGAGGCCACGAGCAGGTCGCGGCGCAGCAGGTGCATGGTGCTGCGCACGTTGTCGAGGCTCTGGCGCAGTTGCAGGTAATCGCCGCCGGCCGGGATGGTCAGGTAGAGGCTGCCGTCGCGGCGGCTGAGCGCACGCGGGATGCGGCGATCGAGAAGCTGGTGGAAAGCGGCCCCGGTATCGGGGTGGCCGCTGGGGTTGCTGGTGGCCAGCATGTGGCCTTGAGCGTCAAAGAGCGTAACGTCGGCAAGAGCGGCGAGGGATTCGGAATGGACGAAGGCCTGCGGATCGAGCGCGGCGCGGCGCGGCAGATGGACGGCGACGAGCGCAGCTTTGCCGGCAAGCGCCTGCCGGGCCTGATCCAACAGCGAATTGTTGACAATGCCGCCGAGGGTGAAGTCCAGCACGGCGGTCCCAATGACGAGGACCAGCAGGGAGGACAACAGCAGTTTGGTGAAGACCCGGCCCGTCAAATTTTAGCCTCTACTCATCCTTAAGCGTGTCGCCATACTCAAGCCGGTGGCCATCCCGGCGCCTCTGCCATCTCTCTGCCGAATCACTCACGCCGGCTTTGGAATTTCGAAGCGGTATCCGGCACCGCGTACGGTCTTGAGGAAGCGCGGGTTTTCGGGATCGGACTCAATCTTCTCGCGGATGCGGCGGACGTAAACGTCGACCGAACGGGGAGTGACAAAGCGGGCGTCGCCCCAGACGGCATCGAGCAGGTGGTCGCGGCTGAAGACGCGGCCCGGGTGGCGGGCCAGATAATCGAGCAGGCGGAACTCAGTCGCGGTGGTGGTGGTGAGCTCGCCGCGCACCTTGAGCTGCATGGCGCTGGCATCGATGACCACATCTTCAAAACTGATGAGCGAAGGCGTGGAGGGGCGCTCAAAGCGGCGCAGCACGGCCTTGACGCGCGCCAGTAGTTCGCGGGGAGCAAAGGGCTTGGTGATGTAGTCGTCGGCGCCAAGTTCGAGACCGAGCACGCGGTCATTTTCGCCAGCGCGGGCGGTCACAAAGATGATGGGAATGCTGCTGAGCGCGGCATGGTTGCGCAAGCGGCGGCAGACGTCGAGACCATCTCCTCCGGGCACCATGATATCGAGCATGAAGAGCGCGGGCGGCTGGCGCTCGGCATCGCTGAGCAGATTGGCCGGCGTGCTGTAGAGACGAATGGCGTAACCGGCGGACTGCAGGTTGTGTTGCACGAGGCGCGCGATGTCGGCGTCATCCTCAAGGACAAAAATAGTTTGGCTCAAGCGGGACTCATCCATAGGTGTCACAGGTTGCGGTGCCAAGTGTCATATTGACCCGATTTTCATCCAAAGGCTATCGCAAACAGGCAAAGAGATTGCAAAGTTTCTGTTAATTCGTCTGGATCATACTGGAAATACAGGGCTATTATCCTAGGTTGGGCCGGGCTTCCAAGGGCAGTCCGACCGGCTCAGGACGGGATGGCAAGCAGTGTCTGACCAGCCAAGATTGCTGTGCATTGACGATGAGGTGATCGGCCTGAAAGTGCGCCGGGCCGTACTGGAACGAGCCGGTTACGAAGTGGTTACGGCTCCGGATGGCAGAACCGGCATCGAATTGTTTGCGGAGCAGCTCTTCGATGGGGTCGTTGTGGATTTTTTATTGCCCGACGCCGATGGCGGCCAGGTTGCGTCCCAGTTGCGCCAGATCAGGCCGGAGGTTCCGGTGATGCTGCTGTCCGCGTATCCCAACCTGCCGGAGGAAGTGCTGCAGCGTGTGGATTGCAGTGTGATGAAGGGCATGGGCACGGAGGAATTTCTGCGCAGCGTGGCTGCGATGGTGAAGCGCCATCCGAGTGGTGAACATGCATCCCGATAAGTTTCGCCGTCTGCTGGCCGCGGCGCTGGCGGTTCCGCTGGTGGCGCTGGCCGCGCTGGGCCTATTTTTTGCCGTACTGCTGCACTATGACGCGCGGGCGCATGAAAAGCTGAACAAAATTGACACAGTGGTGACCGCCACCGAACAACTGCAGGACCTGATCGGCACTCAGGAGGCTCTGGCGCGCCGCCATGAGATCGCGGGCGGCGCAGCGCAACAGAGCGCGCTGGTGCCGCTGCACACGATCACCCGCATCCGGATGGCCGAGCTACAGAAAATGGCGCTGGGCGATCCGCGAGCCGATGCCCTGCTGGAAACGCTGAACGACCAATATCTGCTCTGGATGGGCTGGGCGCAGGAGACGCTTGCCGGGAAGACCTTTGGCCTCACGATTGCGCAGAACGATGCGCGCGGCTGGCAGCAGATGAGCTCCATTCACGAGACGCTGCGTGAGCTGCTCGACCTGGAGCATGAGCGGCGGGAGCGGCAGGCGGCCGCGATTGCGAGCTTCAAGCGGCACACCATCGAGGCGATTGCACTGAGCGCGCTGCTGCTGGGCCTGCTGCTGGCGACATTGACGCGGCAGAGCCTGACGAGAGTTTCCCGCAGCTACCGCAAGGCTCTCAACGAACAGGAACGGATCAGCGGAGAGCTGGCACGCAGCCGGCAGTGGCTGCAGACGACACTGGAGTCCATTGGGGAAGGTGTACTGTGCTGCGATGCGGAAGGCAGAGTCACCTTTGTGAACGCCACGGCGGCGAGGCTGACGGGCTGGCAAGCGGCGGAAGCAATGGGGCGGGCTGCACAGGATGTCTTTGTCATTGTGGACGAGACCAGCCGGCGTCCTCGAGAACATTTTTGGTCCGCGGACCATGTGGACGCCCTGCTGGCAAGCTGGAGCGGACAGAGTCTGCTGCTGGGCCGCGATGGCAGCGAGTGCCTGGTGGATCATACCGCGTCATGCATTCAAGGGCCCGGCAATGAATTCGCAGGCATGGTGCTGGTGTTTCGCGATGTGACAGACCGGCTGCGCACGGAACGCGCCCTGCAAACCACGGAGAAGCTGGCCGTGGCAGGAAGACTGGCGGCGAGCATCGCGCATGAGATTCACAATCCTCTGGATGCAATTGCAAATCTTCACTATCTGATCGAAACCGAGGAAGATCCGCAACTGCAGCGCGAGCATCTGAAGATGGCCAAGCAGGAGCTGGCCCGCACGATTCAGATCACACGCACGATGCTGAGCCTGTATCGCGAGTCGGAGCATCCGGTGCCGGTAATCATGAGCGAGCTGACGCAGGGTGTATTGCTGCTGCTGGAGCGGCGGGCCATGCAGCAGAACATCACTGTCGAGCAAAACTACGAGGGACATTGCCGTATCGAGGGCTTCCCCGCCGAGCTGCGCCAGGTGATGACCAATGTGCTGGTGAACGCCATGGACGCTGCCGGGCCGGGCGGGCGCATTCAGGTGCGCATTGAAGATCAGTCGGCCGAGGAGTTGCGGGGCAGCGGCGTGCTGATTCGCGTGGTGGACAGCGGCCCCGGGTTGAGCGGCGATACCGGGAACCGGCTTTTCAAGCCCTTCTTCACGACGAAGGGCGAGGCGGGTACGGGACTGGGCCTGTGGGTGAGCCTGGGCATCGTGCAAAAGCACGGCGGCAGCATTCGTATCTATAACAGTTGCGAATCAAGCCTGCCGGGCGCTTGCGTGGAAATCTACCTGCCGGCCCGCGTGCTACAGCTTGGCATCCATCGGCTGGTAAGCGAAGAAGTGCATCCACCGGCGATGGTGTGACCGGCTCGCGGAAGGCCGCAGAGGGCGAGTTTAGTCCGGTAACGGCAGGAAGTTGCAGACCACCTGACGGGTGCGCGGTCCATCCAGTTCAACAAGGATGATGCGCTGCCAGGTGCCGAGCACCAGTTGCCCCTGGGAGCACGGGATGGTCACAGCCGTGCCGATGAGCGCCGAGAGAATGTGGTCCGGCACATGCTCGGGATTGTGCGGATGCCGGTAATGCAAATGCGGCACCATGGCCTCGAAGGCATCGAGCATGTCGAGGTCCGTTCCAGGATCAAGATCTGCCGTGGTGAGCGCGGCGGTGGTGTGCAGCACGTTGAGAAAGCAGATGCCGCTGCCCGCGGCCCGGGAACTCAGCCGTTTCTGGATGGAATCGGTGATGTCGAGAATTTCCCGCTTCCCGTGCGTTTTGAAGAGCATAGGTTCCATACTCTCCCTAGGATGCCGGAGCCGCACTGGATTCACCAGCCGGAAGAGAATTAAACTGGTTCTAACGGATTCTTTCGATAATGCAAGCAGCATCTGCCAACGGCAGACAGACTGCAACGGCGAAAGGCATCCTTTTGAGCAGAAGCGTGACGGGGCGGGTCAAGTTCGCGTGCGAAGTTCTGCGGCAGTCGCTCTTCGAACCGATGACCGGAGTGCCGCAGAAGCCGAAACTCGTGCGTTCGGGCGGCCTGGGCATCACGTTCATCGGCCACTCTTCCTTCCTGATACAGATTGCGGGCAAGAACGTACTGGTAGACCCGGTGTTTGCACACTGGCTGGTGCTGCTGCGCCGCATGCGTCGGCCGGGCGTGGATGTGAGCGACCTTCCGCCGGTGGACGTGGTGCTGCAGACGCACGCGCACATGGACCATCTGAACCTGCCATCGCTGCGGGCGATTCTGGAGCACAACGAGCGGCACTCCCGGCCGCTGCCGGAAATTGTGGTTCCGGAGGGCGTCGAAGACCTGGTGGACTCGCTTGGCTTTGCCCGGGTGCGTACGCTCGGCTGGTGGGATGAGCTTCGGCTGGATGGGTTGCACGTGGTGATGACTCCGGCGCAGCACTGGGGCACGCGCTATTTTCACGATGACCATCGAGGGTATGGCGGCTATGTGCTGGAGGGGGATGGGCACTCGGTGTATCACTCCGGCGACACTGCGTACTTTGAGGGATTTCGCGAGGTGGCGCGGCTAAGGCCGGAGGTGGCGCTGCTGCCGATCGGGGCTTACAGTCCGGATTCGATCCGGAGCGTGCACACGACTCCCGAAGATGCGCTGCAAGCCTTCTTTGACGTGGGCGCGGCCCGGATGATCCCAATGCACTACGGGACGTTCCGGCTCTCGAAGGAGCCGCTGGAGGAACCGCTGCCGCGGTTGCTGGCGGCCGCAGCACAGCGGGGAGCACAGGAGCGGATCAAAGTGCTGCGTGAGGGTGAGACCCTGCTGACGCCGGCGAAACATGGCCACGAGCAACCGCCCTGGAGCGAAGCGCCGCAGCTCAGCATGGCGCTCTAACCTGGCTTGCTCAGGCGCTACTGCGACCCGTTCGGCGTGGGGACGATTTTGCCTTGCGGCGCGGGCGGATTCGGCAGCATGACTCCGGGAGGAGGAGCCTGCGCATGGAGCAGACGAACCGGGGTATCCGGCTGGATCGCGGTGCGAACGCGCAGGAGACGGCCCTGAGCGTCAAAGGCGAGATCCCAGATGCGGTAAGCGCCTTGCAAATGCACGTCAGACAACTGCACGGTGCGATAGGGATGCCCTTGCGTGACGATGAGGGTGGCGCCCGGCGCCTTGATCCACTTGAGCTTGCCAGAGGGAGCGGAGAGCACCACGGCGTCATCGCCGGCAAGCGATGTGAAAGTGAGGCCAAGCTGAGACCAGTTACCATCAGGGTGGATGGCATGCTTTGCAAGCGATAGAGGCACGGCGCGATTGAAAACCTCGCGCGTGTAGTTCATGGTCGAGGCGGACTTCCAGGGCGTTGCTCCGCCATAGAGCACAGGCACGACCCATACTTTGCCTCCCTGCCGCGAGACAAGCGCGGTGAAGGCCGACGCCCCGGTGGAGGTGGCGTGAGGGCGGCGAAACTGAAGCATGATGTAATCCGGCGTGTCTGGCGATTGGACCTGCACGTAACTCCAGCCGGAAGCAGAGAGATCATAGCCAAAAAACTGCGCTTTCTGCTGCACCGAGGACCATGAGCCGGTGACCACGGCGCGATCAGCTGACGACATTTGAGAACTGTTGACCTGCCGCAAGTGCATCGGAGCCTGACGCTGCGTGAGCAAAGTGCCGGTCTGGGAGCGAGCGTGGGGAGCGGCGAGCAGCAGTGTGGCCAATCCAATCGTAGAAAGCAGCTTCATAAGGCTCACTTTACCATTGCGCGGGCAATAAAAAGGGCGGCCACGCGGGCCGCCCTGTAAAGGTTCAGTGGATTCCGCCGTTAGCGGCGGGGGTGATGATGCACCACGTGATGGTGCGGAGCCGCGGGCGGCTTGGGCAGGCCATCGTCGAGGATGATCATCAGCGGATTTGGCGTGTAGGACGAGAACGTCGCGATGTAGGTCTCGCTGTCGCCCGGCTGCGGAACCTTCTTGAGCGGCTTCTTCATGTTGATGGTGAAGTCAGCCGTGTGGGAGTTCTGCGCGTCGGGAGAAACCGCAAGCTGCACGGAGTCCGCGGTGGCGGAGATCACGACACCCGGAATCTCGGCGACCTTGCCCTTGAGAATATCCCAGATCTTGCCGGCATCGTCAGGGTTGCCGTTGGCAAGGATGTATTCCTTGTCATGCAGCGAGAGCGAGTTGAGATTGGGCGTGCTGGTGATGGCCTGATGCGCGAGATCAGCCTTGGAGGGCGGCGGCGGCGCTGGCGAAATCTTGTAGCTGTCGGGCGGGAAGACATTGGCCTGGGCCAACTGCTGGATGGCCGGGAAGCCGTCCATGCTGCCGTGATACTGCTGGTACCAGTACTCCGCGGCCTTTTCCGCCGTGGTCTTGCCGGGATCGGGCAGGAACTGCGCGGCGCGGGTGAAGAACCAGATGGCATTCAGAATGTCGCGGGGATTCTGCTGGATGTAGGCATTGGCCAGATTGTAGGTATCCACAATCGCGTAGCCCTTGGTGGTGTCGGCCGGGTTGCTGAAGTCTTTCAGCTCCTGGGTGAAGGCCTGAATCGCGGTCTTGTAGTCCTTCTTGACGAGGGCATCGTTGCCGATGACGTCTTCAAAAATCGGCTTGACGGAATCGTACTGAGCCGCCGTGAGATCACTCGGCTTGGTGACGTTCAGCCCCTTCTGAGCATAGGACGCTGCTTCATCCAGCAGGGCCGTGTTGCTGGTGCCAGCCTGCGCTTTCTCTTCGTAAGCAATGAGCAGCAACGCGCGGACGTTGTTGGGATCGACCTTGAGGAGGCGCTTGGAAGCATCGAGAGTCTTGGCGGCGTCACCAGCAGCGTGGTAATCGGCGACGAGCTTTTCGAGCAGGGAGAGCTGGACCGGGCTGTTTGGGTAGTCCTTGAGGAACTGTTCAATGGCCGAAGCCTGAGCCGCGGGGCTGGTCTGGCTGATGGCGTTGTTATAGGCGTTGTACTCGGCCGGCTTCATGGTGATTGAGCCCGACGAATTCTGTGCCCCTGCGGGCAGAACGCAAAGTGTGCAGGCGGAGGCGACTGCCAGCACGGAAGCGATTACGACCTTCTTCATTCCAAAGCTCCTGAGACTCACTGGATGCATGGTAACCGATTGTCTTGATTCTGCAGACACGTACAGACTCCACCTAGTCAGAGATGCATGAAATCCCGCAAAGTGCTGCAATGATGCTGGATTATAGAAACCACAACATGCAAAAAACAAGTGAGAGGCGGCCCCGCTTCTGCAGAATGACGCAATTGGAACCTGGCCGGAAGAGGCATGCCAGGGCCAGGAAAGAGGATTTTTGCTTCCGGCGGATACTCCTGCTGACGGC
The DNA window shown above is from Acidobacterium capsulatum ATCC 51196 and carries:
- a CDS encoding sensor histidine kinase, coding for MTGRVFTKLLLSSLLVLVIGTAVLDFTLGGIVNNSLLDQARQALAGKAALVAVHLPRRAALDPQAFVHSESLAALADVTLFDAQGHMLATSNPSGHPDTGAAFHQLLDRRIPRALSRRDGSLYLTIPAGGDYLQLRQSLDNVRSTMHLLRRDLLVASSLAVLLAMLIAVYLARRAARRMGRIVTFANQIAAGDLSARMNEADLDEISSVAHALDTTASRLEQSFHALESKQRELAALLDSMQEAVIAVDADSLVSWSNTVMQRIAPGAIREGRALVQTIRDPDVLACVQGALEHREIRSAKARSVLPDHVFEVNAAPTPDGGAVAVLHDVTGIERAEIMRRDFVANVSHELRTPLTSISGYVETLLDTTPDLPPHVQEFLGIILKNANRMNRLTEDLLALANVESGEYQLHRQPIAASALLEDTIEGLAGMLVDSGFLLKQRETTNTKVLVDIDAITQVFGNLIENAMKYGRTGQSVTVGARDCDGCVEFYVQDYGPGIAQEHQARIFERFYRVDKARSRESGGTGLGLAIARHIVLAHEGTIHVESELGSGATFIVRLPAVA
- a CDS encoding winged helix-turn-helix domain-containing protein: MSQTIFVLEDDADIARLVQHNLQSAGYAIRLYSTPANLLSDAERQPPALFMLDIMVPGGDGLDVCRRLRNHAALSSIPIIFVTARAGENDRVLGLELGADDYITKPFAPRELLARVKAVLRRFERPSTPSLISFEDVVIDASAMQLKVRGELTTTTATEFRLLDYLARHPGRVFSRDHLLDAVWGDARFVTPRSVDVYVRRIREKIESDPENPRFLKTVRGAGYRFEIPKPA
- a CDS encoding response regulator — translated: MSDQPRLLCIDDEVIGLKVRRAVLERAGYEVVTAPDGRTGIELFAEQLFDGVVVDFLLPDADGGQVASQLRQIRPEVPVMLLSAYPNLPEEVLQRVDCSVMKGMGTEEFLRSVAAMVKRHPSGEHASR
- a CDS encoding two-component system sensor histidine kinase NtrB, with product MHPDKFRRLLAAALAVPLVALAALGLFFAVLLHYDARAHEKLNKIDTVVTATEQLQDLIGTQEALARRHEIAGGAAQQSALVPLHTITRIRMAELQKMALGDPRADALLETLNDQYLLWMGWAQETLAGKTFGLTIAQNDARGWQQMSSIHETLRELLDLEHERRERQAAAIASFKRHTIEAIALSALLLGLLLATLTRQSLTRVSRSYRKALNEQERISGELARSRQWLQTTLESIGEGVLCCDAEGRVTFVNATAARLTGWQAAEAMGRAAQDVFVIVDETSRRPREHFWSADHVDALLASWSGQSLLLGRDGSECLVDHTASCIQGPGNEFAGMVLVFRDVTDRLRTERALQTTEKLAVAGRLAASIAHEIHNPLDAIANLHYLIETEEDPQLQREHLKMAKQELARTIQITRTMLSLYRESEHPVPVIMSELTQGVLLLLERRAMQQNITVEQNYEGHCRIEGFPAELRQVMTNVLVNAMDAAGPGGRIQVRIEDQSAEELRGSGVLIRVVDSGPGLSGDTGNRLFKPFFTTKGEAGTGLGLWVSLGIVQKHGGSIRIYNSCESSLPGACVEIYLPARVLQLGIHRLVSEEVHPPAMV
- a CDS encoding secondary thiamine-phosphate synthase enzyme YjbQ, which codes for MLFKTHGKREILDITDSIQKRLSSRAAGSGICFLNVLHTTAALTTADLDPGTDLDMLDAFEAMVPHLHYRHPHNPEHVPDHILSALIGTAVTIPCSQGQLVLGTWQRIILVELDGPRTRQVVCNFLPLPD
- a CDS encoding MBL fold metallo-hydrolase, producing the protein MSRSVTGRVKFACEVLRQSLFEPMTGVPQKPKLVRSGGLGITFIGHSSFLIQIAGKNVLVDPVFAHWLVLLRRMRRPGVDVSDLPPVDVVLQTHAHMDHLNLPSLRAILEHNERHSRPLPEIVVPEGVEDLVDSLGFARVRTLGWWDELRLDGLHVVMTPAQHWGTRYFHDDHRGYGGYVLEGDGHSVYHSGDTAYFEGFREVARLRPEVALLPIGAYSPDSIRSVHTTPEDALQAFFDVGAARMIPMHYGTFRLSKEPLEEPLPRLLAAAAQRGAQERIKVLREGETLLTPAKHGHEQPPWSEAPQLSMAL
- a CDS encoding tetratricopeptide repeat protein, which gives rise to MKKVVIASVLAVASACTLCVLPAGAQNSSGSITMKPAEYNAYNNAISQTSPAAQASAIEQFLKDYPNSPVQLSLLEKLVADYHAAGDAAKTLDASKRLLKVDPNNVRALLLIAYEEKAQAGTSNTALLDEAASYAQKGLNVTKPSDLTAAQYDSVKPIFEDVIGNDALVKKDYKTAIQAFTQELKDFSNPADTTKGYAIVDTYNLANAYIQQNPRDILNAIWFFTRAAQFLPDPGKTTAEKAAEYWYQQYHGSMDGFPAIQQLAQANVFPPDSYKISPAPPPPSKADLAHQAITSTPNLNSLSLHDKEYILANGNPDDAGKIWDILKGKVAEIPGVVISATADSVQLAVSPDAQNSHTADFTINMKKPLKKVPQPGDSETYIATFSSYTPNPLMIILDDGLPKPPAAPHHHVVHHHPRR